The following DNA comes from Pongo pygmaeus isolate AG05252 chromosome 9, NHGRI_mPonPyg2-v2.0_pri, whole genome shotgun sequence.
ctagctactcgacaggctgaggcaggagaatcacttgaatccgggaggcagaggttgtagtgagccaagatcacaacactgcactctagcctgggcgacagatagagactgtctcaaaaataaaataaaggcaatcACTATGCCAGCCTAGATTCCGCCGTGCTGCCTAATTTGTAGTGTCCTTAGGAGCCATTTTTGTAAATAGTCATCAGATAAGATGTAAGGCCCAAAACAGCTTTTTATATGCACTGAAGGAATTGAAAGATCCATTGTTTCCTAAGAGTTGAGGGAAGAGTCCCAACCCACGGGAGCAGGATCTGATCTTCATTGCCTATAGAAACATTACTAATGGCTTCTTACTGTTTCCTTTTCAGGTAATGAAGAAATGGGTAAGAGGATTTCCACTCTATCTAGCAAAAGTtttcaaatgtggaatgaaatgctcaCAGAGTACAATCACAGTAACAAATACTGAGAACTAAAACTATTAAAGGGAAAATACAAGTATCTTTCAATGGGATCTGTATGAAACATGCCTGTATTTGTTGCTAGCTGTCATGTCAGATTATAGCTGTGCATATATGTGTTTCTGATCATACACATATGGGTGTGGATTGGAGCTACCATGTGTTTTTGTATAAGCCATGAAATCTTTGAAGGCAGacagagacagtgtctcatttaCCTAGCCCAGTGTCTGggacacagtaggtgctcaatgaatattttttgaatgaataaatgaacaaacgtATGAACACGTTGCTAATTATCTCCCCTCAAGAAGCTGATGGTCTTGTGTGAGAgacaaataattgaaaatatagtGAGTTGCATGTTATAATATGGGTAGATACAGATTAAAATGAAGTATAAAGAGGGGAGTGGTCAACTCTACCGAGTGTCGTTGGGAAAGGTTCCCTGGGGGAGGTGATCCTTGAGCTGAATTTTAAAGGATAAGCTTATGTTttagggaagaaaaatattttatgcagaaGAGATAAAGCTGTATAGTATGACGGTGAGAGTCTAACTGAGCTAGACCAGAATGTTTGAATCTTGGCTCAACTCTCTACTAGCTGGGTGTGTTTGAGTAATTTACCTAACTTTTCTGTGCCATAGCATCATCATGGTATAATGGAAATAATAGTGCTACCTAACTTGTAGGGTTATGATGAGGACCAAATGAGTAATTTATTTAAGGCACTTAGAACATTATCTGACATAAAAAGCAGTaggtgggccgggcatggtggctcacacccataatcccagcactttgggaagccgaggtgggaggatcacctgagatcaggagtttgagaccggcctggccaacaaggtgaaactccatctctactaaaaatacaaaaattagccaggtgtagtggcaggtgcctgtaatctcagctactcaggaggctgaggcatgagaattgcttgaacctgggaggcagaggttgcagtgagctgagattgtgccattgcactccagcctgggcaacagagcgagactctgtctcaaaacaaacaaacaaacaggcagTAGGTGAATTTTAGCTATTAATACATGGAAAGCATGCTGACTATAGATGATAAGCATTAAAGTTTACTGAGCATGTATGTTTTAGGCATTGCTCTAAATATTTTACTTgaatttcctcatttaattcttcTAACACCCCTACTGTACAGTTAAGGAAACAAAGgctcaaataaatacaaaaataaatgaaataaacaaaaataaataaacagtccAGTCCTGGAGATATAAATGCAGATTTAGGCCAagtgctgtggttcatgcctataatcccgacactttgggaggccaaggcaggaggctcgctagagctcagaaggttgaggctgcattgagcaaagattgtgccactgtactccagcctctgtggcagagaaagaccctgtctctgaaaaaattaataaatagaaatttaaaaataaaaaattttactgCAGATTTATATGATaccaaatttcattttcttaaccaTTATGAATACTGTCTCTGGATATGTATAACATCTTTGTGAGCACACATATCTTTTTTTCAacttaactttcattttaaattcaggggtacatgtgcaggtttgttatataggtaaacttgtgtcatgggagtttgttgtacagattatttcatcacccaggcattaagcctagtacccattagttatttttcctgatcctctccctcctcccaccctccaccttctgagAGGTCCCAGTGTGTGTCATTTCcctctgtgttcatgtgttctcatcatttagctcccacttctaaattagaacatgtggtatttggttttctgtcactgtgttagtttgctaaagataatggcctccagtcccatccatgttcctgcaaaggatgtgatctcattcttttttatggctgcgtagtattccatggtgtatatgcagcacattttctttatctagtctaccattgacaggcatttaggttgattccatgtctttgctattgtgaatagtgcacaATGAATATATGTGGAGCACATTTCTGTCTAAGCATAGACATCTAGACCCTTGTGTGAGCATGAGTTAAATCTAAGCTCTGCTACTGAATTTGTGCCAATAAAAGTTGTGAgcaattttctttacatttttttcaaacaaacacACCCAGCAGAGTATAATGTCTATGTACTTTATTTATGATTTCTAGTTCATTTAACATGTCTAAGAAACATCCgtgttgaaaaattatttataaactaaaataatataaactatCTACTGTCCTTATACTCAGCTCCCAATTATAAGCAGGTGGAAAAACCTGGAGAATGATTTGTTTACGTTCTGTGCGGTCTCTGTCAGAGGGCTGCCTGAGCAACTGGGTCAGAGTTCAGTTCTGTTCTGGGAGTAGCAGGACctcaagaaggaaaggaggaaaggaagtaaCATTttcttgagcacctgctatgtgtcaTCCACTTTCACCTTCATAATCCATTTAATTTTTGCAAAAACTTTGTGAGGTTGGTGTTTTATCTCCATTTCCCTGATAAAGAAGTTGAGGTTCAGcaaagttaaatgacttgcccttGGTCACACAGACTAGGGCAGATCTAGGATTCAAACACAGGGCTTCTGACTCTTGAGTCCAGAGCTCTGTCCCTGAGAGCGGCACCACCGCCTCTCCTCTCTTCCAGCTGTCATGTCCAGGCTGTAGCAGAACCCAGTGTTCCAGCCACAAGTTTtccaggaaataagaaaggactcctagctccacctcccagggcaaAAATGGCTGCTGTGGGAAATGTGGCTGGACCTACGAATGGCATTACTGGTTTATTAGTTGATTTCAATTGTCCACACTAATGGGCCTCCCTCTAACAAAAATAATTGAGAGCTGATTATGCTCAGATATAATGTAAAGTGAAGCCACTTTTTATTGGAAGAAGCATTCCCTCAAAACGTGTAGAGTATTTCACATTATTtaaaggcaaaaagagagaaaattatatgGAATAAGAAGAAAGATGTTTCTTCTCTATTATGAGGGACTCAGTTCTGAGAAAGAATTTCTGAATTGTAAGAAATAGGTAAGTCCATGAATCAGTGATTCAGTGGTGTggagagctttatttctgagAAGGCCAGTAGCGCTCCCTTCTGACAAGAAAATCTAAGACCTGGATGACAGATGACGTCCTGCATTTGGTTGGTTCTTTTGTCATTCATATCTATCTGTAATACAGTTCTGGCTAATGTAAGAGGATAAGCTTGAAGACCTCTGGAATTTTTCGGCTTTAGGACTTTAAGGCTTTCTGAGCTTCAGTAGATCTGGATCTAGGAGCTCATGCTGGTATATTCTGAATCCAATGTATCTGAGTTACATCTGTGAGCTACTTAATAAATATATCTATGAGCTACATCTCATAGGCTAAGCATGAACCTCACCTCCAAGACTCGGGGCTCCTAAGTGGATGAGACCCTCTTTGGGAAGTCTTCTGGGGAGTGTGTAATTCCACTAGAAAAATTTTACCTACAATTTAAACTTAAACCAAGATATTTTCTTACtgctgtttccttttttcattttcaggtGGTATTACACAGACACGTGAGTTTATTGGTCTTTTATTTATGCCCTGTCTGAGGATGCAGATTGGTGGGTAGATGAGAAGGAACTGATTGAGAGAGATTAACCCCAAGAACTGAGATCTTCCCAGCATTGCATTCTCAACCCCATTTTAGAAAGGTTCCAAATAAGGACTTCTGTGGGTTTTTCTTTACATCCATCTTACCCTTCCCAAGTCTCCATGTCCCTGCGTAAACCCTAAAGCCACCTCTCAAAAGGTTCTCTGGTTCCCTTCAAGGTTCTCTAGTTCCCTTCATTCCACATATCTCCTCTTCCACACCCTCTAGCCAGCAGAGCTCCCTTCTGACAAGCAAATCTAAGACCTAGATGACAGATGAGTTCCTGCATTTGGGTGGTTCTTTTGTCACTAATTTGCCTTTTCTAAAATTGTCCTGGTTTCTTCTGCCaatttcccttctttctccccAGCATATAAAGTCTCCATCTCTGGAACCACAGTAATACTAACATGCCCTCAGTATCCTGGATCTGAAATACTATGGCAACACAATGATAAAAACATAGAAAGTGATGAGGATCACCTGTCACTGACGGGATTTTCAGAATTGGAGCAAAGTGGTTATTATGTCTGCTACCCCAAAGGAAGCAAACCAGAAGATGCGAGCTTTTATCTCTACCTGAGGGCGAGAGGTAATCCAGGTCTCCAGAACAGGCACCACTGGCTCTTTAGGGAGGACCATTCAAAAGGGCATTCTCAATGATTTCCCCTAACCCAGCTCACAGTGCCCAGGCGTCTTTGCGCTTCCTCCCACACTCAATCCCGAGACTCTCTGGTACCACACAGCATCAGTGTTTCCTGGAATATAGATTAAACACCAATATGAGGCCTCTGGGTAACCCCAGTGTGTGCGAGATCTAAAATAGCAACTCCCTAAGAGACAGGACTGCGTCACACCCAGGTTCATGGCACACCAACATGAGCATGCCATGTTGTGGCACATGGAACCTCCAGAGATAAATTTTTCAGAAAGGTTTGCAAAAAAGACTCAAGGCCACTATAGTAAAATGGCATAagctaaggtataataataaaataataacaatacttaacatttattgagtgcttattaagTCTCAAGCACTCTCTGTACCCAACACTTATCAaggatttttttcatgtaatCCTCTCAACAACCATATGGGTTAAGTACAATTTTATTCCCATGAGTAAagggatgaggaaacagagggtttgtgagttgaaaacacattTCACGCTTCTCACAGTTAGTGAGTAGAAAACACATTTCACGCTTCTCACAGCTAGTGAGTAATAAagctgggactcaaacccagggCTGTTTGACTCCAGTGCCTCTACCCATGGCCACCACTCTTTGCTTGTCAATGTTGTTCTAAACATATTGAAGGGGTGGCTCTGGCCTTGGCAAGCGTGTGAGTAGTAAGGGGAGAATGGCCTTCGTGCACTCCCTCCTCACCTCCAACGCCTTGTGTTTTCCTTGCTTAGTGatttcccctctccccaccccacccccgacaGTGTGTGAGAACTGCATGGAGATGGATGTGATGTCAGTGGCCACAATTGTCATAGTGGACATCTGCATCACTGGGGGCTTGCTGCTGCTGGTTTACTACTGGAGCAAGAATCGAAAGGCCAAGGCCAAGCCTGTGACACGAGGAGCGGGTGCTGGCGGCAGGCAAAGGGGTAAGGCTGTGGAGTCCAGTCAGAGGAGATTCCTGCCAAGGGGGacgaccagcctgggccaggGTGGGTGGCAAGTCCACAGCTAGGTCAGAACAGCTTCTCTAGAGCTTCTATGCACAGCTTCTATTACTGTGATGACAAGATCTCaacagagggtttcaaatctcacATCACTCCTCCCCTTCCCATCCTAGAAAAGTGCAGAAAAGTTTATGAACATGATGGGCTTCCTCACATGCCTGTCAATGCCTGCAGTCATCCGATTCCACCCCTAAGCTGTGGGAAGAGAGACTTTGATATATTAGCTCctgccttttcctttcccttcccccatgGAGAGAAACAATGGGAGGATCTTGAGCTGAGGAAAGTCACAAAATGATGAGAAGAGTGTAGGGTCCTTAGAGATgaacgaaagaaaaaaaaagagaaaggatgtCTGAACAGAAAAGGGAGTGGTAGAGGAGAGAACAATGGGGTTTGCCATTCTCTATCTGGGTCTCACTGGCACAGACAGTGCTGCAAGATTGGTTCCCTCATGGGAATGAAACGTTTCCCCTCCTTCCTCCGCAGGACAAAACAAGGAGAGGCCACCACCTGTTCCCAACCCAGACTATGAGGTAACGTGGGATAGAAATGGGCCAGGATGTTGGGGGGGGATGTTCCTCCAGGGGGGAAGGGAACAGATGGGATGGCCCATCTTGTCTGCCAGATGCCTCAAAGCCCCTCACTCAGGGCTTCCATGACAACCCTCTATGTGCCACCTCTGCCTTCTTCATGGTAAAACAGGACTGTCTCAAAGGCTGCATGGCTTCCACAATCATGGAGAGGTGGAAGCTTGCGGAAGACATACTCCTCTTTCTCTGGCTTATTCATTGACCGGGATACAGCCATGGAGAATATCATATATGCAAATTCTAACACAATAAATTCAGGGCTGATATTCCACCAGCATGCACCAGTATAGCGAgttattgaaatattaaaattatataaatattatataaaagttattgaaatattaaaatacttcatTGGAAAATAGCCCCAAACTTTGCTCACCCCAACccacccttacacacacacacacacatacacacgtgacCAGACATCCCAGTCCCTCCCCTACCAGGTTGCCTCTTGAGTTGGAGTAACAAAGAGTTAATGCCTGGCATGGCAGAGGATCACCAGGATTGTTCTAGTTGATTGGTATGTGTGCACTactagttgttaaatattttcactATCACACCTGGatatactcaacaaatatttgttgagcaccagCCAAGCACGTAGTGTTTACTTTAGCTTAAGTGAATTATTTAGCCCTGACAGAAGCCCTGGAAGGTGGGTCTTTATGTTCCTATTTTTGAGATGGGAAAGCTGAGGCTCACGGAAGGAGGTGACCAGCTCAAGTCTCCTACCGTCCATGCCAAATTAGAATTCCAGCCTGCCTCCTGACTTCAAGTCCAAAGTTCTTCCCACGCACTAAAGCTAGATCTTCAGTGTCCTTTCTTAGGAGGTACTTCCTCCCGCACCACTGACCACCCCCTCTCTATTTCACCCTCAGCCCATCCGGAAAGGCCAGCAGGACCTGTATTCTGGCCTGAATCAGAGACGCATCTGATCCTCTGGAGAACACTGCCTCCCGCTGGCCCAGGTCTCCTCTCCAGTCCCCCTGCGACTCCCTGTTTCCTGGGCTAGTCTTGGACCCCACGAGAGAATCATTCCTCCGCCTCATGGTGAACTCGCGCCCTCCAGCCTGATCCCCagctccctccttcctgccttctctgcTGGTACCCAGTCCTAAAACATTGCTGCTTCCTCTTCCTTTGAAGCATCATCAGTAGTCACACCCTCACAGCTGGCCTGCCCTCTTGCCAGGATTATTTATTTGTGCTATTCACTCCCTTCCCTTTGGATGTAACTTCTCCGTTCAGTTCCCTCCTTTTCTTGCATGTAAGTTGTCCCCCATCCCAAACTATTCCATCTACTTTTCTATCGCCGTCCCCTTTTGCAACCCTCTCTGGGGATGGACTGGGTAAATGTTGACAGAGGCCCTGCCCTGTTCACAGATCCTGGCCCTGAGCCAGCCCTGTGCTCCTCCCTCCCCCGACACTCCCTACCAACCCCCTAATCCCCtactccctcccccaaccccgtCTCCCGTCTCCACTGTAGGCCACTGGATGGCCATTTGCATCTCCGTAAATGTGCTCTGCTCCTCagctgagagagaaaaaaataaattgtatttggCTGCAAGAGTTGCTGTCCCTGTTTTCTGAGAGACCCTCAGAGGCTGCCTTAACTCCCAAGACCATTCAGGTTCTCACTACCTTTGACTAAATTCTCAG
Coding sequences within:
- the LOC129007968 gene encoding T-cell surface glycoprotein CD3 epsilon chain, with the protein product MQSGTRWRVLGLCLLSVGVWGQDGNEEMGGITQTPYKVSISGTTVILTCPQYPGSEILWQHNDKNIESDEDHLSLTGFSELEQSGYYVCYPKGSKPEDASFYLYLRARVCENCMEMDVMSVATIVIVDICITGGLLLLVYYWSKNRKAKAKPVTRGAGAGGRQRGQNKERPPPVPNPDYEPIRKGQQDLYSGLNQRRI